In Desulfoplanes formicivorans, the following proteins share a genomic window:
- a CDS encoding adenosylcobalamin-dependent ribonucleoside-diphosphate reductase, with amino-acid sequence MTDHPSHKTSKPQQPLITRESAKMALEEHIRFQESVSSKKYQIRDRKGRLQEHSFTDVRNRLCREFLKYSRFDKEKNQQVCEMIQAGRFIPAGSILSGLGNEHSKCSLSNCYLAKIESDSLEGIFEAQKKLARTYSYRGGSGIDITILRPAGDPVNNAAVSSSGAVSFMPLFSELTNTIGQNGRRGALMISLDIRHPDTRRFIWSKSKPEEIFGVDSLTGKTQDVFGANISLKVTDAFMHAVEEDLDWTFVFPERTRISATVVDASTLQLHPEVFAALDPQVDDRIEAEIVYKVTAVQARNHTLSVQPDLPSGEDLAALPQGQLIFSVSRRRKKSSEIFDPVRSVYNTLWDGDYSRWQDLGLPLKPYSTIKARELLEEISASAWQSGDPGILYLDTTQRMTPGTYIDPQRLKPMSTNPCGEQSLGYWNNCLLGAMVLHQYVNNPFTKEARFDTERFKNDIALTVAFMDTMSDLNQDKHPLEEHREADRYGKRIGIEFTGLGDMLAMLNMRYGSKESISFIEDILRLKAISEIEVSADIAQQLGCVPALKDKAARKRFLECPYITNLQLPPQLQKRILAHGLRHTAFNTVGPSGSISIMSDNCTSGIEPVFLFSYTRETRLEAGKVFEFTHMPPLKWMVETNQEELFGRYTAQELKEKLNYVQADELDYMDRIRMQAAIQKFTDSSISSTINLPEETPKEVIFQIYLQAWKHGLKGVTIFRNGCKKGVLGKKEDKKDAEPTMLGQNPTLVERELKDIEMAERHRVMWKGSKMYIIVSLDESGKPIEIFVKLPKEAGDINGIYNEQVFQEKYSLWETITRLASLLLRVGMPINRIITQLDRSSYNIIDAAAIIARILRHYVSLDMDDQTIVSKGLGDPCPECGKNAYVPEGGCKICKACGYTTCG; translated from the coding sequence ATGACTGATCACCCATCTCACAAAACAAGCAAGCCGCAACAACCTCTTATCACCCGCGAATCTGCCAAAATGGCTCTTGAGGAACACATCCGGTTCCAGGAATCAGTCAGCTCCAAAAAATATCAGATCCGCGATCGCAAGGGCCGGTTGCAGGAACATTCCTTTACGGACGTCAGAAACCGATTGTGCCGGGAGTTCCTGAAATATTCCCGGTTCGACAAGGAAAAAAACCAGCAGGTCTGCGAAATGATCCAAGCAGGCCGGTTCATTCCGGCCGGTTCCATTTTAAGCGGTCTGGGCAATGAACACAGCAAATGTTCCCTGAGTAACTGCTATCTGGCCAAAATCGAATCCGATTCCCTGGAAGGCATTTTCGAAGCCCAGAAGAAACTGGCCCGGACCTATTCCTACCGTGGAGGAAGCGGGATCGACATCACCATTCTTCGTCCGGCTGGCGACCCCGTGAACAACGCAGCGGTCAGCTCTTCGGGCGCGGTCAGCTTCATGCCCCTTTTCAGTGAACTGACCAATACCATTGGCCAAAACGGCAGACGGGGCGCATTGATGATCTCTCTGGACATCCGGCATCCCGACACCCGCCGCTTCATCTGGAGCAAAAGCAAACCCGAGGAAATTTTCGGTGTCGACTCCCTCACGGGCAAGACCCAGGATGTGTTTGGTGCCAATATCAGCCTCAAGGTTACCGACGCATTCATGCACGCCGTGGAAGAGGATCTCGACTGGACCTTTGTGTTTCCGGAACGTACCCGCATCTCGGCAACGGTCGTGGATGCATCCACCCTGCAGCTTCACCCCGAGGTGTTTGCGGCCCTTGATCCCCAGGTGGATGACCGGATCGAAGCCGAAATCGTCTACAAAGTTACTGCGGTTCAGGCCAGAAATCATACCCTCTCTGTCCAACCGGATCTTCCCTCGGGCGAGGACCTTGCAGCCCTTCCCCAGGGCCAACTGATTTTTTCCGTGTCCCGACGTCGCAAAAAATCATCGGAAATTTTCGATCCTGTTCGATCCGTCTATAACACGTTGTGGGATGGTGATTACAGCCGTTGGCAAGACCTTGGCCTCCCCCTCAAACCCTACTCAACCATCAAGGCCCGCGAACTTCTTGAGGAAATCAGTGCGTCCGCCTGGCAGTCAGGCGACCCCGGCATCCTGTATCTTGATACCACCCAGCGCATGACGCCCGGCACATATATTGATCCTCAACGCCTCAAGCCCATGTCCACCAACCCCTGCGGGGAACAGAGCCTGGGCTACTGGAACAATTGTCTGCTCGGCGCCATGGTGCTGCATCAATACGTAAACAATCCCTTCACCAAGGAAGCCCGGTTCGACACGGAACGTTTCAAAAACGACATTGCTCTGACAGTAGCCTTCATGGACACCATGTCCGATCTGAATCAGGACAAACATCCCCTTGAAGAGCACCGCGAAGCCGACCGGTACGGCAAACGCATCGGCATTGAATTTACCGGGCTTGGTGACATGCTGGCCATGCTGAATATGCGCTACGGCAGCAAAGAATCCATCAGCTTCATAGAGGACATCCTCAGGCTCAAGGCCATCTCCGAAATCGAGGTGAGTGCCGACATCGCCCAGCAACTGGGATGCGTCCCCGCCCTCAAGGACAAGGCCGCCCGGAAACGCTTTCTGGAATGCCCGTATATCACCAACCTGCAACTTCCTCCGCAATTGCAAAAACGCATCCTTGCCCATGGCCTCCGACACACGGCATTCAACACGGTGGGCCCGTCAGGATCCATTTCCATCATGTCTGATAATTGCACCTCGGGCATTGAACCGGTTTTCCTCTTCAGCTACACGCGGGAAACACGGCTTGAAGCGGGCAAGGTTTTCGAATTCACGCACATGCCACCGCTCAAATGGATGGTTGAAACCAACCAGGAAGAGCTGTTCGGCAGGTACACAGCTCAGGAGCTCAAGGAAAAACTCAACTATGTCCAGGCCGACGAGCTCGACTACATGGACCGCATCCGCATGCAGGCCGCCATCCAGAAATTCACGGACAGCTCCATCTCCTCGACCATCAACCTTCCCGAAGAAACCCCCAAGGAAGTCATCTTCCAGATTTATCTCCAAGCCTGGAAACATGGACTCAAAGGGGTAACCATCTTCAGAAACGGCTGTAAAAAAGGAGTGCTGGGCAAGAAGGAAGACAAGAAGGATGCCGAGCCCACCATGCTCGGTCAAAATCCCACCCTGGTGGAACGGGAACTCAAGGATATTGAAATGGCCGAACGCCACCGGGTTATGTGGAAGGGATCCAAGATGTACATCATTGTCTCCCTGGACGAATCAGGCAAACCCATTGAAATTTTCGTCAAGCTCCCCAAGGAAGCCGGTGATATCAACGGGATCTACAATGAACAGGTTTTCCAGGAAAAATACTCCCTGTGGGAAACCATTACCCGGTTGGCCAGCCTGCTCCTTCGCGTGGGTATGCCCATCAATCGGATCATCACCCAGCTGGACCGCTCAAGCTACAATATTATCGACGCGGCCGCCATCATCGCCCGCATACTGCGCCACTATGTATCCCTGGACATGGATGACCAGACCATTGTCTCCAAGGGCCTTGGCGATCCCTGCCCGGAATGTGGCAAAAATGCCTATGTACCCGAAGGGGGCTGCAAGATCTGCAAGGCATGCGGGTACACCACCTGCGGATAG
- a CDS encoding GIY-YIG nuclease family protein: MTGQTWHVYMLRCRDNSLYTGVALDVLKRFEEHCTGKGARCTRAKGVRELAYAVALFSKSQAYAVEYRIKRLAKSSKEQIVREQWNARELLEYLNLSSTR; encoded by the coding sequence ATGACCGGACAAACATGGCATGTATACATGCTTCGGTGCAGGGACAACTCCCTGTACACGGGCGTGGCCCTTGATGTTCTCAAGCGGTTTGAGGAACATTGTACCGGCAAGGGGGCCAGATGCACCAGGGCCAAGGGGGTGCGTGAACTGGCCTATGCCGTGGCCCTGTTCTCCAAATCCCAGGCCTATGCCGTGGAATACAGGATAAAGCGGCTGGCCAAGTCATCCAAGGAGCAGATCGTCAGGGAACAATGGAATGCCCGGGAGCTGCTCGAGTACCTGAACCTCTCCTCAACAAGATGA
- a CDS encoding C-GCAxxG-C-C family protein, which produces MDQKELIQKRISVYYWQDDINCAAASLKVLGEICNVTICDQVIDAATGMHGAGEYGAQCGLVEGPLMFLGIWGRNRRHADREIAGWCHAFARQFEERFHSLLCRELRPRGFGPHNPGHPCECLTCNAIALAVEFVAALDGRKYHVS; this is translated from the coding sequence ATGGATCAAAAAGAACTCATTCAAAAACGCATTTCGGTGTATTATTGGCAGGATGATATCAATTGTGCGGCAGCCTCCCTCAAGGTTCTGGGAGAGATTTGTAATGTGACGATTTGCGATCAGGTCATTGATGCGGCCACGGGGATGCACGGGGCCGGGGAATATGGCGCCCAGTGCGGGCTGGTTGAAGGACCGCTCATGTTTCTTGGGATATGGGGGAGAAACAGAAGACATGCGGATCGCGAGATTGCCGGGTGGTGTCATGCCTTTGCCCGTCAGTTCGAGGAGCGCTTCCATTCCCTCCTGTGCCGGGAATTGCGACCCAGGGGATTTGGCCCCCATAATCCGGGCCATCCCTGCGAATGTTTGACCTGCAACGCCATTGCATTGGCCGTTGAGTTTGTCGCGGCCCTTGATGGCCGCAAATACCACGTATCATGA